The DNA sequence CATGGATGTTGAGGGCACTGACGGTCGCGAGCGTGGTGAGGATCAAGACTTTGAGCGCAAGAGCGCCCTGTTCGCCCTGGCCACCAGCGAGGTTTTGATTGTCAACATCTGGGAGCACCAAGTTGGCCTGTACCAAGGCGCAAACATGGGCCTGCTCAAGACCGTTTTCGAGGTCAACTTGCAGCTGTTCTTGAAGGATAGACAGTGCGTTATTATCCGGCCTCCTGTCTGCATCCCGAGGAATCGGCTAACACGTGGCAACCAGGTCCCAAACACGGTCCCTCCTATTCTTCGTTATCCGTGATTTCGTCGGCAACACCCCCCTCGAGAATCTGCGCACGACCCTGATTACGGACTTGTCAAAGATATGGTCTTCCATCTCCAAACCACAGGGCCTCGAAGACTCCAAGATTGAAGACTATTTTGACTTTGCCTTTTCCGCCCTACCACACAAGATTTACCAACCTGAAAAGTTCCTCGCCGAAGTAGACAGACTCGGCGCTCGATTTACCACTGGCCATCGCTCGACCAAGGACCAAGAATTCGTCGGAGGCGTTTTCCTGCCAGAATATCACAGGAGAATACCCGCCGATGGCCTGTCAGTTTATGCTGGAGGTGTCTGGGATCAGATTGTTAATAACAAGGATCTCGATTTGCCAACACAGCAAGAACTTCTTGCGCAGTTTAGGTGTGACGAGATCGCCCGCGAGGTACTGGTCGGCTTCGACACTGTTATCGCGCctctggaggagcagcaagTGGAAGCAATCCGTCTCGGCAAGCCTGCGGCGGTACTGGCAGATCTCGGAGCTCAAGGCGCCGGAGCCCGCGAGAAGTGCATCAAGGCCTTCGAGACACAGGCCAGCCGTTACCACAAAGGTGTATACACGATGAAGCGGGGCGAGCTCGAGAGCAAGATAGATACTAGGCTCAAAGCTCTGTACCAGGCTCAGCTGACAGCTGCTCATAAGGCCGGTGTGGCTGCCTTTAGTGAGGCCGTGTCAGGCGCGGTCAAGGCAGGGCAAAAGGCGGGCGGATCGTATGAGTTCGCTGAGATTGTGGCGAAGCAAAAGGCCAAGACGCTGCAAATCTTCAAGACAGAGGCCAAGAGCCTGTCGATTCCGGGAGTGGCCTGGTCGAACTTCAAGCCCCAGTATAAGCTCTTTGAGAAGGAGCTCGATGAGGTCAGCGCGCGGTTgcgcaaggaggagatgcgTCGTTTGGCCATAAGGGTCGAGCGCTGGGTCAGGTCTCGCTTGGGCGATGCCATTGGTTTGGAATTCAACAAGCTAGGGTCTGGACGGGGGGGTTCGGTTTCTcctgagggtggtgagaagccAGCCACAGAAAAGGACCTTTGGGACCGGGTCTGGAATGCCTTCATTGGTATTGTCAAGGAGGCTGAGACGAGATTTGCCGAGAGAGCCAAGAGCTTCGAGGCCAGTccggaggaggtcgaggtcggTCTTTGGCGACTGCGGCGCAAGAGTTGGGTCGCCCTGAGGGAGAAGATCGAAGAAGAGGTGATGGAAAGCAACATCCTCATGAAACTCCGCGAAAATTTCGAGGACAAGTTCCGGTACGACGAAGATGGCGTCCCGAGAATTTGGCGCCCGACAGATGACATTGAAGGGATTTATACCAAGGCACGCGAGTCAACCTTGGGCCTCGTTCCTCTGCTGTCGCGGTTTAGACTGTCGGAGACGTATGCGCCACCAGACCTTCCAGCTTTCATCGGGGTTCAGCCTGCTGGCGTTGAGcccgaagacgaagaagacctcTTGCCCATTGGCGGcatcgacgaggaggaaggcaaaAGTCTCGAAGAGGAGACGACCGTTCTCGGTGAAAGTAAGCGGCAAGacctggtggtgaggttcaAGAAAATGGCCGATGGAGTCTATGTTGAAGCCAAGCGAAGTGCCATTGGCGGGATCACCCAGGTGCCCTTGTACTTCTATGTTATTTTGCTGATTCTTGGGTGGAATGAGATTCTCATGGGTGCGTTACTCTTCTCTCGCCAGTGTCATTTCAACAGATG is a window from the Podospora pseudocomata strain CBS 415.72m chromosome 6, whole genome shotgun sequence genome containing:
- the SEY1 gene encoding Dynamin-like GTPase that mediates homotypic ER fusion (COG:S; EggNog:ENOG503NUYX; BUSCO:EOG092610TN), producing the protein MNGHFAAIGNGPTAKQYDHGIQVIDEDKSFNTNLNDYLTETHVAESGFNYHLISVFGSQSTGKSTLLNHLFGTQFSVMSETERRQTTKGIWLSKNKRNSANGSPMAGNILVMDVEGTDGRERGEDQDFERKSALFALATSEVLIVNIWEHQVGLYQGANMGLLKTVFEVNLQLFLKDRQSQTRSLLFFVIRDFVGNTPLENLRTTLITDLSKIWSSISKPQGLEDSKIEDYFDFAFSALPHKIYQPEKFLAEVDRLGARFTTGHRSTKDQEFVGGVFLPEYHRRIPADGLSVYAGGVWDQIVNNKDLDLPTQQELLAQFRCDEIAREVLVGFDTVIAPLEEQQVEAIRLGKPAAVLADLGAQGAGAREKCIKAFETQASRYHKGVYTMKRGELESKIDTRLKALYQAQLTAAHKAGVAAFSEAVSGAVKAGQKAGGSYEFAEIVAKQKAKTLQIFKTEAKSLSIPGVAWSNFKPQYKLFEKELDEVSARLRKEEMRRLAIRVERWVRSRLGDAIGLEFNKLGSGRGGSVSPEGGEKPATEKDLWDRVWNAFIGIVKEAETRFAERAKSFEASPEEVEVGLWRLRRKSWVALREKIEEEVMESNILMKLRENFEDKFRYDEDGVPRIWRPTDDIEGIYTKARESTLGLVPLLSRFRLSETYAPPDLPAFIGVQPAGVEPEDEEDLLPIGGIDEEEGKSLEEETTVLGESKRQDLVVRFKKMADGVYVEAKRSAIGGITQVPLYFYVILLILGWNEILMVLRNPFLILLILVMGGGTYIAYSLNLLGPMMQMSNAAFNQAVDIGKDRLRDFLVNNETARQALAVPARQMGADISLDRLDSRGKKAQDISDDDDI